One genomic segment of Manis pentadactyla isolate mManPen7 chromosome 1, mManPen7.hap1, whole genome shotgun sequence includes these proteins:
- the IFNGR2 gene encoding interferon gamma receptor 2, with translation MRPPRLLVLLLPLLGGCTAAAPPADPLSQLPAPQNPKIHLYNAEQVLSWEPVSLSNDTRLVVYQVQFKYSISSRWYDVSVDDIGVNCMNLTTTMCNFTPTSLSKGFPPHFNVSLRVRAKLGDLVSAWLTVPWFQYCRNVTIGPPGNIWVTPREGSLIVRLSSPFSIEASMATFLYCVHYWEKTGRQQVKGPFRSNSIVLNDLKPLRVYCLQVKAQLFWTIENISRSGHLSNISCYETTADASTKLQQVILIAVVTFLLLLALAGACLSLVLKYRGLVKYWFHSPPSIPLQIEEYLKNPAQPILEALDKDSSPKDDAWDSVSIVSLPEKERDVLQSTLTQSTGPVQQPVGRGL, from the exons ATGCGGCCGCCGCGACTGCTCGTTCTGCTGCTCCCGCTGCTGGGCGGCTGCACGGCCGCGGCGCCTCCGGCGG ACCCTCTTTCGCAGCTGCCTGCTCCACAGAACCCGAAGATTCACCTGTATAATGCTGAGCAGGTTCTGAGTTGGGAGCCGGTGTCCCTGAGCAATGACACGAGGCTGGTGGTCTACCAGGTGCAGTTTAAATA CTCCATCAGCAGCAGGTGGTATGACGTCAGTGTTGATGACATCGGGGTGAACTGTATGAACCTCACCACAACCATGTGTAACTTCACCCCAACCAGCCTCTCAAAGGGGTTCCCACCGCATTTCAACGTCTCTTTACGTGTTCGAGCTAAGCTGGGAGACCTGGTTTCTGCCTGGCTCACAGTGCCATGGTTCCAGTATTGTCGGAATG TTACCATCGGGCCTCCAGGGAACATCTGGGTGACCCCCAGAGAAGGCTCCCTCATCGTCAGGCTCTCCTCTCCCTTCAGCATCGAGGCCTCCATGGCCACTTTTTTGTATTGTGTCCATTACTGGGAAAAAACAGGAAGACAACAG GTTAAAGGCCCTTTCAGGAGCAACTCCATTGTGTTGAATGATTTAAAACCCTTAAGAGTGTACTGTTTACAAGTCAAGGCACAGCTGTTTTGGACAATTGAAAACATCTCTAGATCTGGACATTTAAGCAACATATCTTGCTACGAAACAACAGCAGATG CCTCTACCAAGCTTCAGCAAGTCATCCTGATCGCCGTGGTGACCTTTCTGTTACTTTTGGCCCTGGCAGGGGCCTGTCTCTCCCTGGTCCTGAAGTACAGAGGCCTGGTTAAATACTGGTTTCACTCCCCACCAAGCATCCCGTTACAAATAGAAGAG TATTTGAAGAACCCGGCTCAGCCTATCCTAGAGGCCTTGGATAAAGACAGCTCCCCGAAGGACGATGCCTGGGACTCTGTGTCCATCGTTTCCCttccagagaaggagagagatgttcTCCAAAGCACTTTGACCCAAAGCACTGGTCCAGTCCAGCAGCCCGTGGGAAGAGGACTCTGA